CGACGAAGAAACAAGATACTCAAGGCGGCCAAGGGATACCGAGGAGGACACAGCAAGCTCTTCAGGACGGCCACCGTCTCCGTAGACCGGGCGAGGCAATATGCCTACAGGGACCGCAGGGCCCGCAAGAGGGATTTTCGTCGCCTGTGGATCGTACGGATCAATGCCGCCGCGAGGGAGAATGGACTTTCTTACAGTCGTTTG
This region of Deltaproteobacteria bacterium genomic DNA includes:
- the rplT gene encoding 50S ribosomal protein L20, translated to MPRVKGGFKTRRRRNKILKAAKGYRGGHSKLFRTATVSVDRARQYAYRDRRARKRDFRRLWIVRINAAARENGLSYSRLMGALHRAGIELDRKVLADMAVRDPKGFSQVVQSVL